A window of the Streptomyces sp. NBC_00454 genome harbors these coding sequences:
- a CDS encoding RNA polymerase sigma factor: MPEADIEKLIDELWGDRAFIGKLTWTAAITLGRDDAFVNDMVQLAAATLVDELRLGTKIEKPRAWLTMVVLNNARRVLRERASRPQDPIEGFDRGGSSPEDIVAVREILRVIRHHLPDKPRSCISLHIVGFSDREIADTLGIQKDSVVRNIERARARIKRYHVEPDLFPLYVRIAGGEK; this comes from the coding sequence ATGCCCGAGGCCGACATCGAGAAGCTCATCGACGAGCTCTGGGGCGACCGAGCGTTCATCGGCAAGCTCACCTGGACTGCCGCAATCACCCTGGGTCGCGACGATGCGTTCGTCAACGACATGGTTCAGCTCGCGGCCGCCACACTCGTCGACGAGCTTCGCCTCGGCACCAAGATCGAAAAACCCCGCGCCTGGCTCACCATGGTGGTCCTCAACAACGCGCGCCGCGTGCTTCGCGAGCGCGCGAGCCGCCCCCAGGACCCGATCGAGGGGTTCGACAGGGGCGGGTCATCCCCTGAGGACATCGTCGCGGTTCGCGAGATCCTCCGGGTGATCCGCCACCACCTGCCCGACAAGCCGCGGTCGTGCATCTCTCTGCACATCGTCGGGTTCTCCGACAGAGAGATCGCGGACACGCTCGGGATCCAGAAGGACAGCGTGGTGAGAAACATCGAGCGGGCCAGAGCCCGGATCAAGCGCTACCACGTCGAGCCCGACCTGTTCCCCCTCTACGTCCGGATCGCAGGAGGCGAAAAATGA
- a CDS encoding DUF6262 family protein, translating into MTNPMIDGMRADSARRRERVLKAIDTAVKAGGDITVSGLARAARVDRTFLYRHPDLLERVHVAASTPVEDGRMAAVSRTSLQTDLVNALEANKRLNTRVRQLEKRLSSQLGESVWAESGLGAPVDIDQLQRRIALLEQELAGKRGELDERTEELEAARAANRELTRSLNHRP; encoded by the coding sequence ATGACCAACCCCATGATCGACGGGATGCGGGCCGACTCCGCCCGCCGCCGCGAGCGCGTCCTCAAGGCCATCGACACAGCGGTGAAGGCCGGCGGGGACATCACCGTCTCCGGCCTTGCTCGCGCGGCCCGGGTCGACCGCACATTCCTCTACCGCCATCCCGACCTGCTCGAACGAGTGCACGTCGCCGCCAGCACCCCCGTCGAGGACGGACGGATGGCGGCGGTCAGCCGGACGTCGCTCCAGACCGACCTCGTGAACGCGCTGGAAGCCAACAAGCGCCTCAACACACGGGTCCGACAGCTGGAGAAGCGCCTGTCCTCCCAGCTCGGCGAGAGCGTCTGGGCGGAATCCGGGCTCGGCGCCCCGGTCGACATCGACCAGCTCCAACGGCGGATCGCCCTGCTCGAACAGGAACTTGCTGGGAAGCGGGGCGAGCTCGACGAACGGACGGAGGAGCTGGAGGCCGCCCGAGCCGCCAACCGGGAGCTGACCCGTTCCCTGAACCACCGGCCCTGA
- a CDS encoding tyrosine-type recombinase/integrase, with product MTAIHAAVAALPDCPPGGLREATSQEFLELMRWDPQIRLLHIPRGHPQFSAPDCLIEGCDKMVYYAHQRGLCVGCMHRWQGSGQGFEEFTATAKRLWRAIGEVDCEVPQCARAGKGRTTPLCSAHLYQQQRIFKVSLEEFVRLPSTRPLETLGPCYVVACYRQRQSLAGYCSGHKTRRAALIRAGKWDGEEDLWRRTTSAISQSGVISLRGLPDRVVDEILYGLQERVREGVMQKDYILRPFCDWVRAQQVASLTELELGTARRAQGDLARGILKHLGWFGLSPETERHKDIWAGVAFGTDGNIYFDKISQPWLREAAKVWTLDDLPQRRTKHVRSIVQAHINSVVQLSVSLRINRPDGGNDVRSVFRDDVVLFLHRLVLLTEREEMSPSAHVRVIRSLKQLLARMRTLGLTQPGQPLHGLCDSFAFRPEDVPDEPEDSEAGRDLPPEVMAQLCEHLDSLGAKGAPEIRTTVELIIDTGRRPDEICRLPYDCLERDGDGKPVLVYDNHKSARKARRLPISGATAAVIIAQQERTRARFPNTPVHQLKLLPTTLANSTGTKPLRSEWVTTRHRSWVDSLPEFLVPTVVEVDGRPVTKMLPFDKAKIFLYAYRHSYAQRHADAGVLPDALRALMDHRQLSTTQQYYRVNEQRKREAVDRVTTMQFDRHGNRVWRQAQLVLDSEHARRAIGEVQVPYGLCTEPTNVAAGGHDCPVRFRCVGCSHFRTDVSYLPDLEAYLADLLRGRERLAAFAADSWAKAEAMPSDEEITRVRRLVKRVRDDLEDLTDEDKIQIKEAVTVVRRTRRVVSLGLPRIGPPEALRPGRPTG from the coding sequence GTGACTGCCATCCATGCAGCGGTCGCAGCGCTGCCTGACTGCCCCCCTGGTGGCCTGCGGGAGGCCACCAGCCAGGAGTTCTTGGAGCTCATGCGGTGGGATCCGCAGATCCGCCTGCTGCACATCCCACGAGGTCATCCCCAGTTCAGCGCTCCAGATTGCCTAATCGAGGGGTGCGACAAGATGGTCTATTACGCCCACCAGCGAGGGCTCTGCGTGGGCTGCATGCATCGGTGGCAAGGCAGCGGCCAGGGTTTTGAGGAGTTCACGGCGACTGCGAAGCGGCTCTGGCGGGCGATCGGGGAGGTCGACTGCGAGGTTCCTCAGTGCGCCAGGGCAGGCAAGGGCAGAACGACTCCACTCTGCAGCGCACACCTCTACCAGCAGCAGCGGATCTTCAAGGTCTCGCTCGAGGAGTTCGTGCGGCTTCCTTCGACCCGACCCCTGGAGACTTTGGGGCCCTGCTACGTCGTCGCCTGTTACCGGCAGCGGCAGAGCCTTGCTGGTTACTGCAGCGGTCACAAGACGCGCCGGGCGGCTCTAATCCGGGCTGGGAAGTGGGACGGTGAGGAGGACCTCTGGCGGCGGACCACATCGGCGATCTCCCAGTCCGGTGTGATCAGCCTGCGCGGGCTGCCCGACCGAGTGGTTGACGAGATCCTCTACGGGCTGCAGGAACGGGTGCGGGAGGGGGTGATGCAGAAGGACTACATCCTGCGGCCGTTCTGCGACTGGGTTCGTGCCCAGCAGGTAGCTTCCCTAACCGAACTCGAATTGGGGACTGCCCGCAGAGCGCAGGGCGATCTAGCCAGGGGCATCCTCAAACACCTCGGCTGGTTCGGTCTCTCCCCCGAGACCGAGCGACACAAAGACATCTGGGCTGGGGTCGCGTTCGGGACGGATGGCAACATCTACTTCGACAAGATCAGCCAGCCCTGGCTGAGGGAAGCCGCGAAGGTCTGGACTCTAGACGATCTTCCTCAGCGGCGGACAAAGCACGTCCGCAGCATCGTTCAAGCCCACATCAACTCCGTCGTTCAGCTCTCGGTAAGCCTGCGCATCAACCGCCCCGACGGCGGGAACGATGTCCGATCTGTTTTCCGCGACGATGTGGTCCTCTTCCTCCACCGCCTGGTGCTCCTCACCGAGCGGGAGGAGATGAGCCCTTCTGCCCATGTTCGGGTGATTCGGTCGCTTAAGCAGCTGCTGGCACGCATGCGGACGCTGGGCCTGACCCAGCCCGGACAGCCTCTGCACGGTCTCTGCGACTCCTTCGCCTTCCGCCCCGAGGACGTTCCCGACGAGCCTGAGGACAGCGAGGCCGGCCGCGATCTTCCCCCCGAGGTGATGGCCCAGCTCTGCGAGCATCTCGACAGTCTCGGAGCCAAGGGCGCCCCGGAGATCCGCACCACGGTAGAGCTCATCATCGACACAGGCCGACGCCCCGACGAGATCTGCCGCCTTCCCTACGACTGTCTCGAGCGGGACGGCGACGGCAAACCCGTGCTCGTCTATGACAACCACAAGTCCGCCCGCAAAGCCCGCCGTCTGCCGATCAGCGGCGCGACCGCCGCCGTGATCATCGCTCAGCAGGAACGGACCCGGGCCAGGTTCCCGAACACGCCCGTCCACCAGCTCAAGCTGCTGCCGACCACCCTGGCCAATTCGACGGGCACCAAGCCGTTGCGGTCTGAATGGGTCACTACCCGTCACCGGTCCTGGGTGGACTCCCTGCCTGAGTTCCTGGTCCCGACCGTGGTCGAGGTCGATGGCCGCCCAGTCACGAAGATGCTGCCGTTCGACAAGGCGAAGATTTTCCTCTACGCCTACCGACACAGCTACGCCCAGCGTCACGCAGATGCTGGCGTCCTCCCAGACGCCCTGCGGGCCCTCATGGACCACCGCCAGCTCAGTACCACGCAGCAGTACTACCGGGTGAACGAGCAACGGAAGCGGGAGGCGGTCGACCGAGTCACAACCATGCAGTTCGACCGACATGGCAACCGCGTCTGGCGCCAGGCCCAGCTCGTCCTCGACTCCGAGCACGCCCGGCGGGCCATCGGAGAGGTCCAGGTGCCATATGGCCTCTGCACCGAACCGACCAACGTCGCGGCCGGCGGGCACGACTGCCCCGTCCGGTTCCGCTGCGTCGGATGCTCCCACTTCCGCACCGACGTCTCCTACCTCCCCGACCTGGAGGCCTACCTCGCCGACCTCCTGCGCGGTCGGGAACGGCTCGCCGCGTTCGCCGCGGACTCGTGGGCGAAGGCCGAGGCCATGCCCTCCGACGAGGAGATCACCCGGGTCCGTCGGCTGGTCAAACGCGTCCGCGACGATCTCGAAGACCTCACGGACGAGGACAAGATCCAGATCAAGGAGGCCGTAACCGTCGTCCGCCGCACCCGCCGCGTCGTCTCTCTGGGCCTGCCCCGGATCGGGCCGCCCGAGGCCCTCCGCCCCGGAAGGCCCACCGGATGA
- a CDS encoding tyrosine-type recombinase/integrase — MQAFRVVLPSGTKYWTVVDEDYGVVQEADRFLRETRLARGRAESTTKAYAEGVSLFLRWCEATGRDWRTAAREMGLFMLWLKWTPGRGGKSASAVVPGPGSKPVRQEIRVNKVLTAVRMFLLHGVTERTVPGWVLEQIYEVGDTRDLPVAAQGESGGMRLRLRARHRVSEPETDIDRASDEEVVAMFKACRSARDRLTVLLLSRVGLRPGQVAGLHRSDPHLLMDARPLGCDLEGAHVHIVRRQNENGAWSKSKKPWAMPVDFLVVQAFDQYALERHERLPSGGSDFLLVNLFRPPYGDPVTTEAIGELCESLSRRAGLGRLVTPRMCRHAMASNIVDAGGTLDEVQALLGQKDPSSPRPYLHPSRARLRDAVERVPSPRLRVTEEGQ; from the coding sequence GTGCAGGCATTTCGTGTGGTGCTGCCGTCCGGCACCAAGTACTGGACTGTGGTCGATGAGGACTACGGGGTGGTTCAGGAAGCTGACCGGTTCCTGCGGGAGACCCGGTTGGCGCGGGGGCGGGCGGAGTCGACAACGAAGGCGTACGCCGAGGGTGTCTCCTTGTTTCTGAGGTGGTGCGAGGCCACGGGGAGGGACTGGCGGACTGCGGCCCGTGAGATGGGACTGTTCATGCTCTGGCTGAAGTGGACGCCTGGCCGAGGAGGCAAGAGCGCCTCGGCCGTGGTGCCGGGGCCTGGGTCGAAGCCGGTCCGGCAGGAGATCCGGGTCAACAAGGTCCTCACGGCGGTGCGGATGTTCCTGCTGCACGGCGTGACGGAGAGGACGGTGCCGGGCTGGGTGCTGGAGCAGATCTACGAGGTTGGCGACACGCGTGATCTGCCCGTCGCGGCTCAGGGCGAGAGCGGCGGGATGCGGTTGCGACTGCGGGCCCGGCACCGGGTTTCGGAGCCGGAGACGGACATCGACCGGGCCAGCGACGAGGAGGTCGTGGCGATGTTCAAGGCATGCCGCTCGGCCCGCGACCGGCTGACGGTGTTGCTTCTATCCCGGGTCGGCCTGCGGCCCGGGCAGGTCGCGGGCCTGCACCGCAGCGACCCGCATCTACTGATGGACGCCCGGCCGCTGGGCTGCGACCTGGAGGGCGCCCACGTTCATATCGTCCGGCGGCAGAACGAAAACGGCGCTTGGTCGAAGTCGAAGAAGCCCTGGGCGATGCCTGTTGATTTCCTGGTGGTCCAGGCTTTCGACCAGTACGCGCTGGAGCGGCACGAGCGGCTGCCGTCAGGGGGCAGTGACTTCCTGCTGGTCAACCTGTTCCGCCCGCCCTACGGCGATCCGGTCACGACGGAGGCGATCGGCGAGCTCTGCGAGTCGTTGTCCCGGCGGGCAGGACTGGGTCGTCTGGTCACGCCGCGTATGTGCCGGCACGCGATGGCCAGCAACATCGTGGATGCCGGCGGCACCCTGGACGAGGTCCAGGCCCTCCTCGGCCAGAAGGACCCGAGCTCGCCGCGGCCTTACCTCCACCCCAGTCGGGCACGGCTGCGGGACGCGGTCGAGCGGGTGCCCTCTCCTCGCCTACGGGTCACGGAGGAGGGCCAGTGA
- the whiG gene encoding RNA polymerase sigma factor WhiG, translating into MPQHTSGSDRAAVPPAARAGERSTAPSSLEVLWRSYKETADERLREQLILHYSPLVKYVAGRVSVGLPPNVEQADFVSSGVFGLIDAIEKFDIERSIKFETYAITRIRGAMIDELRALDWIPRSVRQKARAVERAYATLEAQLRRTPTENEVAGEMGIAVEELHAVFSQLSLANVVALEELLHAGGEGGDRLSLMDTLEDTAADNPVEVAEDRELRRLLARAINTLPEREKTVVTLYYYEGLTLAEIGNVLGVTESRVSQIHTKSVLQLRAKLADVGR; encoded by the coding sequence ATGCCCCAGCACACCTCAGGGTCTGACCGCGCTGCGGTGCCCCCCGCCGCACGAGCCGGCGAGCGGTCCACCGCGCCCTCGTCCCTGGAGGTGCTCTGGCGCTCGTACAAGGAGACGGCCGACGAGCGGCTGCGGGAGCAGTTGATCCTGCACTACTCTCCCCTGGTGAAGTACGTGGCGGGCCGGGTCAGCGTCGGCCTGCCGCCCAATGTGGAACAGGCCGACTTCGTCTCCTCCGGGGTCTTCGGACTGATCGACGCCATCGAGAAGTTCGACATCGAACGGTCCATCAAGTTCGAGACGTATGCGATCACCCGGATCCGGGGCGCGATGATCGACGAACTCCGGGCGCTGGACTGGATCCCCCGCTCGGTGCGGCAGAAGGCGCGGGCCGTGGAGCGGGCCTACGCCACGCTGGAGGCCCAGCTGCGGCGCACCCCGACCGAGAACGAGGTCGCCGGGGAGATGGGCATCGCGGTGGAGGAACTCCACGCGGTGTTCAGCCAGTTGTCGCTGGCCAACGTGGTCGCCCTGGAAGAGCTGCTGCACGCCGGCGGTGAGGGCGGCGACCGGCTCTCGCTGATGGACACCCTGGAGGACACCGCCGCCGACAACCCGGTCGAGGTCGCCGAGGACCGGGAGCTGCGGCGGCTGCTCGCGCGGGCCATCAACACGCTGCCCGAGCGGGAGAAGACGGTGGTGACCCTCTACTACTACGAGGGCCTCACGCTCGCCGAGATCGGCAACGTCCTCGGCGTCACGGAGAGCCGCGTCAGCCAGATCCACACCAAGTCGGTACTGCAGCTGCGGGCGAAGCTGGCGGACGTCGGCCGCTGA
- a CDS encoding TetR/AcrR family transcriptional regulator: MAEHRSMQRGSLLDAARSLLSEGGTEALTFPALAERTGLARSSVYEYFRSRAAVVEELCAVDFPVWAAEIEAAMSEAPSPEAKIEAYVRSQLGLVGDRRHRAVVAISASELDAGAREKIRAAHGGLIAMIVEALAALGQKEPRLAAMLLQGVVDAAVRRIEAASGEDPSVITDAAVAMALRGVGG, from the coding sequence GTGGCCGAGCACCGGTCGATGCAGCGCGGCTCCCTGTTGGACGCCGCGCGTTCCCTGCTGTCAGAAGGGGGGACGGAAGCGCTGACCTTCCCCGCCCTCGCCGAGCGCACCGGCCTCGCCCGGTCTTCGGTGTACGAGTACTTCCGCTCCCGCGCGGCCGTGGTCGAAGAGCTCTGCGCGGTGGACTTTCCCGTGTGGGCCGCCGAGATCGAGGCGGCGATGTCCGAGGCCCCGTCGCCGGAGGCGAAGATCGAGGCCTATGTACGGAGCCAGCTGGGGCTGGTGGGAGACCGGCGCCACCGTGCGGTGGTGGCGATCTCGGCCAGTGAGCTGGACGCCGGGGCGCGGGAGAAGATCCGTGCGGCCCACGGGGGGCTGATCGCGATGATCGTGGAAGCCCTGGCGGCGCTGGGCCAGAAGGAACCGAGACTGGCGGCGATGCTCCTGCAGGGGGTGGTCGACGCCGCCGTCCGCCGGATCGAGGCGGCCTCGGGCGAGGATCCCTCCGTGATCACCGATGCGGCCGTGGCGATGGCCCTGCGGGGCGTCGGCGGATAG
- the rpsB gene encoding 30S ribosomal protein S2, translated as MAVVTMRELLESGVHFGHQTRRWNPKMKRFIFTERNGIYIIDLLQSLSYIDRAYEFVKETVAHGGSIMFVGTKKQAQEAIAEQATRVGMPYVNQRWLGGMLTNFSTVYKRLQRLKELEAIDFEDVAASGLTKKELLVLSREKIKLEKTLGGIREMSKVPSAVWIVDTKKEHIAVGEARKLHIPVVAILDTNCDPDEVDYKIPGNDDAIRSVTLLTRVIADAVAEGLIARSGAATGDSKPGEKAAAEPLAEWERDLLEGEKKADDAEAAPAEAAVETPAVEVEAEAAPAAEVVAEAVVEAPAADAEQA; from the coding sequence ATGGCCGTCGTAACGATGCGGGAGCTGCTGGAAAGCGGCGTCCACTTCGGTCACCAGACCCGCCGCTGGAACCCGAAGATGAAGCGCTTCATCTTCACGGAGCGCAACGGCATCTACATCATCGACCTGCTCCAGTCGCTGTCGTACATCGACCGCGCCTACGAGTTCGTGAAGGAGACCGTCGCCCACGGCGGTTCCATCATGTTCGTCGGTACCAAGAAGCAGGCCCAGGAGGCCATCGCCGAGCAGGCGACGCGCGTTGGTATGCCGTACGTCAACCAGCGCTGGCTGGGTGGCATGCTCACCAACTTCTCCACCGTCTACAAGCGCCTCCAGCGTCTGAAGGAGCTTGAGGCGATCGACTTCGAGGACGTCGCCGCCTCGGGTCTCACCAAGAAGGAGCTCCTGGTCCTCTCTCGCGAGAAGATCAAGCTGGAGAAGACCCTCGGTGGTATCCGCGAGATGTCGAAGGTCCCCAGCGCCGTCTGGATCGTCGACACCAAGAAGGAGCACATCGCCGTCGGTGAGGCGCGCAAGCTCCACATCCCGGTCGTCGCGATCCTCGACACCAACTGCGACCCCGACGAGGTCGACTACAAGATCCCGGGCAACGACGACGCGATCCGCTCCGTCACCCTGCTCACCCGCGTGATCGCCGACGCCGTCGCCGAGGGCCTCATCGCCCGTTCCGGTGCCGCCACTGGCGACTCGAAGCCGGGCGAGAAGGCCGCTGCCGAGCCGCTCGCCGAGTGGGAGCGCGACCTGCTCGAGGGCGAGAAGAAGGCCGATGACGCTGAGGCCGCTCCGGCCGAGGCCGCTGTCGAGACCCCCGCCGTCGAGGTCGAGGCCGAGGCTGCTCCGGCCGCCGAGGTTGTCGCCGAGGCCGTCGTCGAGGCTCCGGCCGCCGACGCCGAGCAGGCCTGA
- the tsf gene encoding translation elongation factor Ts, whose translation MANYTAADVKKLRELTGVGMLDCKNALVESDGDVDKAVEALRIKGQKGVAKREGRSAENGAVVSIISEDNTSGVLVELKCETDFVAKGEKFQAVTEQLAKHIAATSPADIEALLASEIEPGKTVQAFVDEANANLGEKIVLDRFAQFTGGYVSAYMHRTMPDLPFQIGVLVELDKENAEVARGVAQHIAAFAPKWLSAQDVPAEVVESERRVAEEVTRAEGKPEAALPKIVEGRVNGFFRDNTLLGQAYALDAKKSVQKILDEAGVNLVRFSRIKVGI comes from the coding sequence ATGGCGAACTACACCGCCGCTGACGTCAAGAAGCTCCGCGAGCTCACCGGCGTCGGCATGCTGGACTGCAAGAACGCGCTGGTCGAGTCCGACGGTGACGTCGACAAGGCCGTCGAGGCGCTCCGTATCAAGGGTCAGAAGGGCGTCGCCAAGCGCGAAGGCCGTTCTGCCGAGAACGGTGCGGTCGTCTCGATCATCTCCGAGGACAACACCTCCGGTGTTCTCGTCGAGCTGAAGTGCGAGACGGACTTCGTCGCCAAGGGCGAGAAGTTCCAGGCAGTCACCGAGCAGCTGGCCAAGCACATCGCCGCCACGTCCCCGGCCGACATCGAGGCGCTCCTGGCGTCCGAGATCGAGCCCGGCAAGACCGTGCAGGCGTTCGTGGACGAGGCCAACGCCAACCTCGGCGAGAAGATCGTCCTGGACCGCTTCGCGCAGTTCACCGGCGGTTACGTCTCGGCGTACATGCACCGCACGATGCCCGACCTGCCGTTCCAGATCGGCGTCCTGGTCGAGCTCGACAAGGAGAACGCCGAGGTCGCCCGCGGCGTCGCGCAGCACATCGCCGCGTTCGCGCCGAAGTGGCTGTCCGCCCAGGACGTGCCGGCCGAGGTCGTCGAGTCCGAGCGTCGCGTGGCCGAAGAGGTCACCCGCGCGGAGGGCAAGCCCGAGGCTGCCCTGCCGAAGATCGTCGAGGGTCGCGTCAACGGCTTCTTCCGTGACAACACCCTGCTTGGCCAGGCCTACGCCCTGGACGCCAAGAAGTCCGTCCAGAAGATTCTGGACGAGGCCGGTGTCAACCTGGTGCGCTTCTCGCGCATCAAGGTCGGCATCTGA
- the pyrH gene encoding UMP kinase, with product MNQGVDPHTASDDKSDQDKKGRRFMLKLSGEAFSGGGGLGVDPDVVHAIAREIAAVVRDGSEIAVVIGGGNFFRGAELQQRGMDRARSDYMGMLGTVMNCLALQDFLEKEGIDSRVQTAITMGQVAEPYIPLRAVRHLEKGRVVIFGAGMGMPYFSTDTTAAQRALEIDAEALLMGKNGVDGVYDSDPKKNPDAVKFDALEYSEVLSRDLKVADATAITLCRDNKLPILVFELLAEGNIARAVKGEKIGTLVSDQGTRA from the coding sequence ATGAATCAGGGCGTGGACCCCCACACCGCTTCCGACGACAAGAGCGACCAGGACAAGAAGGGCCGCCGCTTCATGCTGAAGCTGTCGGGCGAGGCCTTCTCCGGTGGCGGAGGACTGGGCGTCGACCCCGACGTCGTCCATGCCATCGCGCGTGAAATCGCCGCGGTGGTCCGCGACGGATCGGAGATCGCCGTCGTGATCGGCGGCGGCAACTTCTTCCGCGGCGCCGAACTCCAGCAGCGCGGCATGGACCGGGCCCGGTCCGACTACATGGGCATGCTCGGTACCGTCATGAACTGCCTCGCCCTCCAGGACTTCCTGGAGAAGGAAGGCATCGACTCCCGCGTCCAGACGGCCATCACCATGGGCCAGGTCGCCGAGCCGTACATCCCGCTGCGCGCCGTGCGCCACCTGGAGAAGGGCCGCGTCGTGATCTTCGGCGCAGGCATGGGCATGCCCTACTTCTCCACCGACACCACGGCCGCCCAGCGTGCCCTGGAGATCGACGCGGAAGCCCTGCTCATGGGCAAGAACGGCGTCGACGGGGTCTACGACTCCGACCCCAAGAAGAACCCGGACGCGGTGAAGTTCGACGCGCTGGAGTACAGCGAGGTGCTCTCGCGCGACCTCAAGGTCGCCGATGCCACCGCCATCACGCTGTGCCGCGACAACAAGCTGCCGATCCTCGTCTTCGAGCTGCTCGCCGAGGGCAATATCGCCCGCGCGGTCAAGGGTGAGAAGATCGGCACGCTCGTGAGCGACCAGGGCACCCGGGCCTGA
- the frr gene encoding ribosome recycling factor, with the protein MIEETLLEAEEKMEKAVVVAKEDFAAIRTGRAHPAMFNKIVAEYYGAITPINQLASFAVPEPRMAIVTPFDASALRNIEQAIRDSDLGVNPSNDGRIIRVTFPELTQDRRKEYIKVAKTKAEDSKISIRAVRRKAKDTLDKMVKDKEAGEDEVRRAEKELDDATAKYVAQVDELLKHKEAELLEV; encoded by the coding sequence GTGATCGAAGAAACCCTCCTCGAGGCCGAGGAGAAGATGGAGAAGGCCGTCGTCGTCGCCAAGGAAGACTTCGCGGCGATCCGCACCGGCCGTGCGCACCCGGCGATGTTCAACAAGATCGTGGCGGAGTACTACGGCGCCATCACGCCCATCAACCAGCTCGCGTCCTTCGCGGTGCCCGAGCCGCGCATGGCCATCGTGACGCCCTTCGACGCGTCGGCCCTGCGCAACATCGAGCAGGCCATCCGCGACTCCGACCTGGGCGTCAACCCCAGCAACGACGGCCGCATCATCCGGGTGACCTTCCCCGAGCTGACGCAGGACCGCCGCAAGGAGTACATCAAGGTCGCCAAGACCAAGGCCGAGGACTCCAAGATCTCCATCCGCGCCGTTCGCCGCAAGGCGAAGGACACCCTCGACAAGATGGTGAAGGACAAGGAGGCCGGCGAGGACGAGGTGCGCCGCGCCGAGAAGGAGCTCGACGACGCCACCGCGAAGTACGTCGCGCAGGTGGACGAGCTCCTGAAGCACAAGGAAGCCGAGCTCCTCGAAGTCTGA
- a CDS encoding phosphatidate cytidylyltransferase translates to MNDTSWQPEPVPAGPAYDAQAGPHTRPMPIVPDAAGRDFDDREARDRGAAADGGSLFRAETPPQEPMPSPPPPPPSQAPQDSSPPQKKRAGRDLRAAIGVGVGLGAVIFASLFIVKAVFVGVVVVAVVVGLWELTSRLQEKKGIKAPLVPLAIGGAAMVIAGYVRGAEGAWVAMALTALAVLVWRMTEPPEDYLKDVTAGVFAAFYVPFLATFVAMLLTADDGPQRVVTFLVLTVVSDTGAYAVGWRFGKTKLAPRISPGKTREGLLGAVAFAMGAGALCMEFLIDGGSWWQGLVLGFAVAVSATLGDLGESMIKRDLGIKDMGTLLPGHGGIMDRLDSLLPTAPVVWLLLAAFVGTG, encoded by the coding sequence ATGAACGACACTTCCTGGCAGCCGGAGCCGGTTCCGGCGGGTCCCGCATACGATGCGCAGGCGGGCCCGCACACTCGGCCCATGCCCATCGTGCCCGATGCCGCCGGCCGTGACTTCGACGACCGGGAAGCACGCGATCGGGGGGCCGCCGCTGACGGCGGCTCCCTCTTCCGCGCCGAAACGCCGCCGCAGGAGCCCATGCCCAGCCCCCCGCCGCCCCCGCCTTCGCAGGCCCCGCAGGACTCCTCTCCGCCGCAGAAGAAGCGTGCGGGGCGGGACCTGCGCGCCGCCATAGGGGTGGGCGTCGGCCTCGGCGCGGTGATCTTCGCCTCCCTGTTCATCGTCAAGGCGGTGTTCGTCGGCGTCGTCGTCGTGGCGGTCGTCGTGGGCCTGTGGGAGCTCACCTCCCGGCTCCAGGAGAAGAAGGGCATCAAGGCCCCCCTGGTCCCGCTCGCGATCGGCGGCGCGGCGATGGTCATCGCCGGGTACGTCCGCGGCGCCGAGGGTGCCTGGGTGGCGATGGCCCTGACCGCGCTGGCGGTCCTGGTCTGGCGGATGACCGAGCCGCCCGAGGACTATCTCAAGGACGTCACGGCCGGCGTCTTCGCCGCGTTCTACGTCCCCTTCCTGGCCACCTTCGTCGCGATGCTGCTCACCGCCGACGACGGACCGCAGCGGGTCGTCACCTTCCTGGTCCTGACCGTGGTCAGCGACACCGGGGCCTACGCGGTCGGCTGGCGCTTCGGCAAGACCAAGCTCGCCCCGCGCATCAGCCCCGGCAAGACCCGCGAGGGGCTCCTGGGAGCGGTGGCCTTCGCGATGGGGGCCGGCGCGCTGTGCATGGAGTTCCTGATCGACGGGGGCTCCTGGTGGCAGGGCCTGGTACTGGGCTTCGCGGTCGCGGTCAGCGCCACGCTGGGCGACCTCGGCGAGTCGATGATCAAGCGGGACCTCGGGATCAAGGACATGGGCACGCTGCTGCCGGGTCACGGCGGGATCATGGACCGGCTGGATTCGCTGCTTCCGACGGCTCCGGTGGTGTGGCTGCTGCTGGCGGCGTTCGTCGGCACCGGCTGA